The genomic window GTTGCCAAAATTCTCGAAGACAATGGCGCATCTCTCATCGCCGTTCACGGACGAACGCGATCTCAGTTTTTTTATGGTAAAGCCGACTGGAACGCAATTGCCGAAGTCAAACAGTCCGTCAACATCCCTGTAATCGGAAACGGCGATGTAAGATGTGTAGCTGATATTGATCGTATCAGGAAGACGACGGGATGCGATGGTGTCATGATTGGGCGCGCAGCTATAGGTCACCCCTGGATTTTCCAGCATAAGGACCGTGATCAGGTTGCAGTCGCCGACAAGATAGAACTTATCCGGCGGCATTTGTCGCTTATGCTGGAACACTATGGGTATGATATTGGCGTAATCCTTTTCCGGAAACATGCGACGAAATACATTATGGGTCTGCCGAATGCTTCAGAACTGCGCCCGCGTCTTGTAACATGCAATAGTCATGAAGAGATCATTGATCTTATCGCTTCTCACTATGGCCATATCCGGGAACAGGCAGCGGCATAACAACTTATTTCATAGCGCAGCACAGCCACAACCAAATTTCCTTTATGAAAGCGGGGAGATTGCTTCGGAAAAGGCCCTCGCAATGACAGCAACCATGCACTTTGATGGCCACTGCACGTTGTCATTGCGAATGAAGCGAAGCAATCTTTCACTCATAAAAAACGGTACCTCCTGAAAGGGGTTTGTGAAAAACTTACAAAAAAAGGAAGTTTTTATAGAGTAATATTATAAGGAACATCAATGAAAACGGGTGTCATTTTAATTTCACACGGCAGTAAAATCAGCAGCGGTAACGATGGATTATTTCAGGTGGCAGACATGCTCCGCGCAATGAGACGATGGGATACGGTAGAAGCTGCTTTCTTGCAATTGGCAAAACCAGATTTCCCCGAGGTCGTCGCGAAAACAGTTCAATGCGGCGTGGGTCGCATCGTGGTAGTGCCACTGTTGTTGTTTAAAGGGAATCACGTCTATAAAGACATCCCGGAAATGCTGGAAGCTGAGAAAAAGAAATATCCCCACGTCGAGTTCATTTATTCCAATAATATCGGCGCTGACGAACGCATTGCCCTCATTGCCGCCGACCGAATTCACGAGGTTTTAGTAGAAAGAGAGTACGGCGTTGGACAGCGCGTTGAACAACCGCAGGCTATTGTTGACGAGAGTTTCGACATTATTGAAAACCTCGTTGACCTGAAATCCGTACCGGAACTACACCGGCCAATCATCCGGCGTGCTATCCACGCCACGGGTGATACGGAATACGCTTATAACCTGATTTTTCATCCTTCGGCCGTGGAAACCGGCATCCGTCTGATAAGAGGCGGAAAGAATATCGTGACTGACGTGAACATGGTAAAAGCAGGGATCAGCAAGGACCCTATTGAAAAATTCGGCGGTAAGATCATTTGTAAAATATCAGACCCCTCTGTTGTCGACGAGGCCAAACGCCTTGGTAAGACCCGTGCCATCGTATCAATACAGCAATCGTTACCGGAGATGAAAGACGGCATAATGGTCATTGGCAATGCCCCCACCGCTTTGTTTGAACTTATTGATCTGATAAAAAAAGGGCTGGCACATCCCGCCCTGGTAATAGGCATTCCCGTGGGTTTTGTGGGTGCGGTTGAAGCAAAATCTGCCCTGAAAGATACGGCGGTGCCATACATAACCAACACCAACCGGAAGGGTGGTAGCGCTGTGGCGGTATCGATCATAAATGCCATGATCAACCTAGCAAAAGAGGCGCAATAAACCCCGATGGACACCGTATCAGCAATGCTTCATTGTCTGCTGAATTTGGCAAATACCTTTTTCCCTCGTCTTGCCGGGGAAAAGCCAGTACTTCTGACGGGCAAAAGCCTTGAATTGGTACTCACGGCAAGGAGACATATCCTCATCAAATCGTAACAATTTAGCTTTTTGAAAAATTCTCTCTGTGAATAATATTGTCTTGTAGGGGCAGGTTTCAAACCTGCCCCTACACAGTAGGAGAAACACTGCCTTTATTGGAATTTTTCAAAAACTAACGTGTTACTTTTTTTGTAAGTTTTTTCATAAACTCCTTTCAAGAGGTACCGTTTTTTATGAGTGAAAGATTGCTTCGCTTCACTCGCAATGGTAATATGAAAAAGCAGCGTCCTTCCAAGGAGGTTAAAAAGCCTTGAATAGGCGATAACCTTTTGTGATATTAAATATCATAAAGGCTTTAGACCACCAATTAAGGTGGTAAGTCTTTAAACCTTGGAAAGGAGGCTGTATGATAAAGTATATAGGATTGGATGCACATTCGTCAACATGTACATTCAATGTGACGGATGAAAGAGGGAGGGAAGTAGACAACACTACGATTGAGAGCAATGGTCGGCTTTTGGTGAAGTACTTGAGGGGAGTGGAGGGTGTTAAGAAACTGACCTTTGAAGAGTGTGAATTAAGCAACTGGCTGTATGAGATATTGAGACCTGAAGTAGATGAGTTGATCGTATGCAATCCTGTAGCAAACGGTGATTACAAGAAGAAAAAGACGGACAAGATGGATGCCAGGAAGCTGTCGAATCTTTTGCGAGGAGGTTTTCTCGTACCGGTATATCATGATGGTTCAAAGAGGGAGAGGTTAAGGAGTTTAATGTCCGGGTATCAGGATTTCATTGAAGAGGGTGTGAGGCTAAAGAACCGATACAAATCCTTATTTCGGAAAAGTGGGAAGAAAATCAAAGGTGAAGCGTTATATAACGACGAGAGTTTCCTGGAAGGATTAGAGCGAAGAGACTTTCAATTTATTGGCACGCAGATCTATCAGCTTTTAGAGAAGATGGAAGAAGGCAGGCAGGAATATGTTAAAGAGATAGTTCGATGCAGTAAGGGATTTAAAGAGATAAAATATCTCAAGAGCATTCCCGGCATTGGGAGTATCCAGGCGGCGAAGATCGTATCACAGGTAATAGACCCGGAGAGGTTTAGCAGTAAGTACAAATATTACAGCTACTGTGGGTTGGTGAGGCATAAGAGGATAAGTGATGGGAGGGGATATGGGAGTGAAAAGATTTGGGGAAATCGGATATTAAAATGCGTATACAAGATGGCAGGACATTCGGTTTTAAAGGGTAAGAGCGGTTTAAGGAACTATTACGATACCTTGCGGTTGAAAGGCATCGGTCATGACAATGCCTATAATGCAGTATGTCGTAAGATAGCGGCAATATCTTTAAGCGTGTGGAGGAAGAGTGAGAAATATAATGACAGACTGATCACTGGCAATCTAATCAAGTAAAACAGGGCAAGAAGGCATGAAAGGCTGGTTCGCACCTGTTTTCTTGAGAGAGGGATGAGATCCACGTGTCATTGACCCAAAGAGGTCCAACGCAATGGTTGATCCGCCCTCGTTTAAATCGAAAATTACCATGCTCAGCAAAGAGCACCGATAGATGACTGAAAACCGATTGCCGAAGGTATTTCAGAGAAGGTAGTAGAAAGAAAACGATAATAATCTGTTTGTCATTCATGCACTCAGGACTTTATGGCTTGATTAGCCTCAGTTAAGCGGAAGGGACGCATGGCAAGAAAACATTTCTTTGGTTTTTTTGTCAACAGGGATAATATTTTTTCTTGACATGCTTTTTCATAGATGACAACGTGCAGTGTGCCATCAAAGTGCATGGTCGCTGTCATTGCGAGGGCATTTTCCGAAGCAATCTCCCCGCTTTCATAAAGGAAATTTGGTTGCGGCTGTGCTGCGCTAGGAATACTATTGTCTCGCAGGGGCAAGTTTGAAACCATGCCCCTACACAGTATGGAAAACATCGCCCTCATTGGGATTTTTCAAAAAACTACATTGTTACACGTCTTTCTTATTGGTAAATAATTTAAAACCACCATCCCTGTTCAAACCGATGGTGCAATCTTCATGGTTGATCAGGTATTTTTACGACCCCTTTCACCCCCCCTTGATAAGGAAATTGGCTGTGACTATGCTTCATGCCAAAAATCTAAGGTTTCGTCTTCAGCATCATCTTCTTTTCCACTTCATCAACAATAAATTTACTAAATGAAAATGCTGAGGTAAAAGCGGGTGACACAGCATTTAAGATATGCGTGGAATTTTCTCCGTGTTCGACAACAAAGTCCATCACTAATTTCATGGCTTCTGTGTCTAACAACTGTGCCCTGATGCCCGGATTCAGATAACTCCCGAACTGGCTCGTGTCTATCGCCTTTACTAAATGCGCGGCCTGCTGTATAAAATAATGCCGGTAATATTTTTTCATCTCTTCAAAGGCCAAATTTCTGAAATGAAAGGCGTTTGCCAGAAAAAGCCCCGATTCACGGTACATGACCTCAAAGAACTCCTTCGGGCTAAAATTGGAAAGTCCCTGATAATTTTC from Candidatus Brocadia sp. includes these protein-coding regions:
- the dusB gene encoding tRNA dihydrouridine synthase DusB; this encodes MNPHFYVRNIPICGDVILSPMAGFSDIPFRLICREFGMAMSYTEVISMDGVLWNNRKTLKLLEFSPKERPVVFQILGNDEDKIVEACRVIEQLGPDIIDVNMGCSVSDIAGKGAGAGLLKDPAKIGRIFHKLTTTLRVPVTGKIRLGWDDKSRNYLEVAKILEDNGASLIAVHGRTRSQFFYGKADWNAIAEVKQSVNIPVIGNGDVRCVADIDRIRKTTGCDGVMIGRAAIGHPWIFQHKDRDQVAVADKIELIRRHLSLMLEHYGYDIGVILFRKHATKYIMGLPNASELRPRLVTCNSHEEIIDLIASHYGHIREQAAA
- a CDS encoding precorrin-8X methylmutase, which codes for MKTGVILISHGSKISSGNDGLFQVADMLRAMRRWDTVEAAFLQLAKPDFPEVVAKTVQCGVGRIVVVPLLLFKGNHVYKDIPEMLEAEKKKYPHVEFIYSNNIGADERIALIAADRIHEVLVEREYGVGQRVEQPQAIVDESFDIIENLVDLKSVPELHRPIIRRAIHATGDTEYAYNLIFHPSAVETGIRLIRGGKNIVTDVNMVKAGISKDPIEKFGGKIICKISDPSVVDEAKRLGKTRAIVSIQQSLPEMKDGIMVIGNAPTALFELIDLIKKGLAHPALVIGIPVGFVGAVEAKSALKDTAVPYITNTNRKGGSAVAVSIINAMINLAKEAQ
- a CDS encoding transposase — its product is MIKYIGLDAHSSTCTFNVTDERGREVDNTTIESNGRLLVKYLRGVEGVKKLTFEECELSNWLYEILRPEVDELIVCNPVANGDYKKKKTDKMDARKLSNLLRGGFLVPVYHDGSKRERLRSLMSGYQDFIEEGVRLKNRYKSLFRKSGKKIKGEALYNDESFLEGLERRDFQFIGTQIYQLLEKMEEGRQEYVKEIVRCSKGFKEIKYLKSIPGIGSIQAAKIVSQVIDPERFSSKYKYYSYCGLVRHKRISDGRGYGSEKIWGNRILKCVYKMAGHSVLKGKSGLRNYYDTLRLKGIGHDNAYNAVCRKIAAISLSVWRKSEKYNDRLITGNLIK